The following proteins are encoded in a genomic region of Nicotiana sylvestris chromosome 4, ASM39365v2, whole genome shotgun sequence:
- the LOC104213280 gene encoding endo-1,4-beta-xylanase 1-like produces MKRLLACSFARRLFKPRTQHSTHFQESKDSMEKSPIITANNNFDSQSSKENGKEIGSDAATNIVLNHEFSDGLNSWQPNCCDAFVVPASSGYHKGLTTEEGCCYAVVTNRKECWQGLEQDITSGVSAGLTYTVSACVGASGTFQGSVDVLATLKLVYQNSETNYLFIAKKSASKECWEILEGLFSLSTMPDQVIFYLEGPPAGADLLIKSVVITCPSSTACDSSGTSSVSTDDDNIIVNPQFDDGLNSWSGRGCKVVSHDSMADGKITPMSGKYFASATERTQTWNGIQQDITGRVKRKLAYEVTAVVRIYGNNVTNADLRGTLYVKAADNRERYIGIASVQATDKDWVKLQGKFLINDSPSQVVVFLEGPPPGTDILLNNCVIKHASKAPPPSPPVIEDAAFGVNIVTNTSLNDGTNGWFPLGNCTMSVQTGSPHIMPPMARDSLGAHEPLSGRYILVTNRTQNWMGPAQMITDKVKLYLTYQVSAWVKIGQASGPQSVNVALGVDGQWVNGGQIEISDDRWHEIGGSFRIEKQAAKVMVYIQGPAAGVDLMVAGLQIFPVDRRARFRHLKRQTAKIRKRDVMLKFSGSDSGSLHGTFIRVRQLQNSFPFGSAISRTNMDNEDFSAFFVKNFNWAVFGNELKWYWTEAQQGNFNYKDADELLDFCTKNNIQVRGHCIFWEVVGTVQAWVQSLNKNDLMTAVQNRLTGLLTRYKGKFEHYDVNNEMMHGSFYQDRLGKEIRVNMFKTARQLDPSPILFVNDYHVEDGSDTRSSPEKYIEHILDLQEHGAPVGGIGIQGHIDSPVGPIVCSALDKLGILGLPIWFTEVDVSSGNEYIRADDLEVMLREAYAHPAVEGIMLWGFWELFMSRPNAHLVNAEGDINEAGKRYLALKHEWLSHSHGHIDEQGQFSFSGFHGSYEVEVITVSKKITKKFVVDKDDGALLISIDL; encoded by the exons AGTTCAAAGGAAAATGGGAAAGAGATTGGGAGCGATGCTGCTACTAACATTGTCCTTAACCATGAATTCTCTGATGGGCTTAACTCGTGGCAGCCCAATTGTTGTGATGCTTTTGTGGTTCCAGCAAGTTCTGGATACCATAAAGGATTAACAACAGAGGAAGGCTGTTGTTATGCTGTTGTTACGAATCGTAAGGAATGTTGGCAAGGCTTAGAGCAAGACATTACGAGTGGAGTATCAGCAGGTTTGACTTATACAGTTTCTGCTTGTGTTGGAGCCTCTGGTACTTTTCAGGGTTCTGTTGATGTCCTCGCCACACTAAAACTAGTGTATCAGAATTCAGAAACAAACTATCTATTCATTGCAAA AAAATCTGCTTCGAAGGAGTGTTGGGAGATATTGGAAGGTTTGTTTTCTCTGTCAACTATGCCTGATCAAGTTATATTTTATCTCGAGGGACCTCCGGCAGGAGCTGACCTGCTCATAAAGTCCGTAGTGATCACATGTCCTAGTTCTACTGCTTGTGAT AGTTCTGGCACATCATCTGTTTCTACCGATGATGATAACATTATAGTAAACCCTCAATTTGATGATGGCCTCAATAGTTGGTCTGGAAGAGGTTGCAAGGTGGTTTCACATGACTCTATGGCAGATGGGAAAATCACTCCAATGTCTGGAAAATACTTTGCCTCTGCAACGGAACGCACACAGACCTGGAATGGAATTCAGCAAGATATAACTGGAAGAGTGAAGCGAAAGCTTGCTTATGAGGTAACTGCTGTTGTCCGGATCTATGGTAACAACGTCACTAACGCAGATCTTCGCGGTACATTATATGTTAAAGCAGCTGATAACCGCGAACGGTATATTGGCATAGCCAG TGTCCAAGCCACAGATAAAGACTGGGTGAAGTTGCAAGGGAAGTTTCTTATAAATGACTCGCCATCTCAGGTTGTTGTCTTTCTAGAAGGTCCACCTCCTGGAACGGATATCCTCCTTAATAATTGTGTCATAAAGCATGCATCTAAAGCTCCTCCTCCTTCCCCACCAGTAATTGAG GATGCTGCGTTTGGTGTTAATATAGTCACAAATACTAGTTTGAATGATGGCACAAATGGCTGGTTCCCACTTGGAAACTGTACAATGAGTGTTCAAACAGGCTCACCACATATAATGCCTCCAATGGCTAGAGATTCCCTTGGTGCTCATGAGCCTTTAAGTGGCCGCTACATTCTGGTTACAAATCGTACTCAAAACTGGATGGGTCCTGCTCAGATGATCACAGATAAAGTAAAACTCTATTTGACATATCAAGTATCTGCATGGGTTAAAATTGGACAAGCATCGGGACCTCAGAGCGTAAATGTTGCCCTTGGAGTAGACGGCCAATGGGTAAACGGGGGACAAATTGAGATCAGTGATGATAGATGGCATGAAATTGGAGGATCTTTTAGAATTGAGAAGCAAGCAGCTAAGGTTATGGTTTATATTCAGGGTCCTGCTGCTGGTGTAGACCTAATGGTTGCTGGCCTTCAAATTTTTCCAGTTGACAGACGTGCACGGTTTAGACACTTGAAGAGGCAAACTGCAAAG ATACGCAAGCGAGACGTCATGTTGAAGTTCTCAGGATCAGATTCAGGCAGTTTGCATGGCACGTTTATTAGAGTTAGACAACTGCAAAACAGCTTCCCCTTTGGATCAGCCATAAGCAGAACAAACATGGACAATGAAGACTTCAGTGCCTTCTTTGTCAAGAATTTTAATTGGGCTGTGTTTGGAAATGAGCTGAAATGGTACTGGACAGAAGCACAGCAAGGGAATTTCAACTACAAAGATGCTGATGAGCTCCTGGACTTCTGCACAAAAAACAACATTCAAGTTCGAGGTCACTGTATCTTTTGGGAGGTGGTGGGCACTGTTCAGGCATGGGTGCAATCCTTGAACAAAAACGACTTAATGACGGCTGTTCAAAACCGTCTCACTGGGCTTCTGACACGGTACAAGGGAAAGTTCGAGCATTATGATGTGAATAATGAGATGATGCATGGTTCTTTTTACCAGGACAGATTGGGTAAAGAGATCAGGGTAAACATGTTTAAAACTGCACGTCAATTAGACCCTTCCCCCATCCTATTTGTAAATGATTACCATGTTGAGGACGGCAGTGACACCCGATCTTCTCCTGAGAAGTATATTGAGCATATTCTTGATCTCCAAGAGCACGGTGCACCTGTTGGAGGAATAGGAATTCAGGGACATATTGACAGTCCTGTTGGACCCATTGTATGTTCTGCTCTAGACAAACTTGGTATTCTTGGACTTCCAATCTGGTTCACTGAAGTTGATGTGTCGTCTGGCAATGAATACATTAGAGCTGATGATCTAGAAGTTATGCTTCGGGAAGCTTATGCCCACCCTGCTGTAGAAGGTATAATGTTGTGGGGGTTCTGGGAGTTGTTCATGAGTCgaccaaatgcacatttagtgAATGCAGAAGGTGACATCAATGAAGCTGGAAAAAGGTACCTTGCTCTTAAGCACGAGTGGTTATCCCATTCTCATGGTCATATTGATGAACAAGGGCAATTCAGCTTTAGCGGATTCCATGGCTCCTATGAAGTTGAAGTCATTACTGTTTCGAAGAAAATCACCAAGAAATTTGTTGTTGACAAGGATGATGGTGCTCTGCTGATCTCTATTGATTTATAG